The DNA region CAGCGAGCGCACCACGGCAGCGTGCCCGAGGTTGGGCCAGCCGTGGTTCATGTCGAGGATGGCGACCTCCACCGTGCCCTCCTCGGCCATGGGGGCATCGTCATGGGTGTTGACCCGCTGGTAGATGAACCCGCTCGTCGGGTGCCGCGTCGGGCAATCGGCCACGCAGGCGTCGTGCCCGTAAGCGTACTGATGGCGGCAGTCGAAGGGCACGGTCGGCTCGGGTGTCGGTTTCGCGGAGGAACGCGTCGATCGTACACGGGAATCCAGAGCGCCGAACACCGAACGCCGAACGGCTCGAGGCGACGGGCTCGAGGCGCCGAGAGCATCACCGTGTCACCCGGCTCCGGCGGATACCAGCGAACCGGCACCATGGTTTCTGAGCCCCGAGCCTAGAGCCCTGAGCCGCCTTGCTCGCTGCCGATCGCGGTGTCGAGGGCCCGGCGTGCCAGCCAGCCCAGGATGCCGAGGACGACCATCGCCAGGCCGATGGCGATGGCCGCCGACCCGAACGCATCGCGCTGGCTGAAGTCGAGGGTGGAGAGGTGGGAGCCGGCTTTCACCGCGACGGCCGTGCGTGGCGCCAGGCCGAGGAGCGTGCCGAGCAGGTAGGCGCCGATCGGCACGCGCGCGGCGGCCATGGCGGCGTTGCTGAGGGCGAACGGCGAGTTGGGCGGCACGCGCACGAGCGCCACGACCAGCAGGGTCTTCCACCAGGAACGGCCCACCAGCGCGTTCCGGACGGCCAGCCAGCGGGGGCGCTCCTGCAGGAGTTGCGCTGCGTGCACCACCGACCACCGGTGCGCCCAGGCGTAGTTGATGGCCGAGGCGAGAACGAAGCCGGCCAGGGCCGCCGGGATCCCGATGCGGTCGCCGAACGCCCACCCCCCGAGCAGCGCGGGTGCGTAGGTGGGCAGCAGCGCGAAGCCCCCGAGCAGCGCGAAGCCCGCGACGTAGATGGCGATGCCCTCGAGACCCTGCTCCTGCAACCACGGTCCGAGCCGCGACAGGTACCCGATGAGCAGGACCGCGCCAAGCGGGGGGAGCAGCAGCGAGACGATCGCCAGCGGCGCGAGCTTCCGGGCGGCCGTGGAACCGGTGGGCGGCTGG from Luteitalea sp. TBR-22 includes:
- a CDS encoding TVP38/TMEM64 family protein; this encodes MNQPPTGSTAARKLAPLAIVSLLLPPLGAVLLIGYLSRLGPWLQEQGLEGIAIYVAGFALLGGFALLPTYAPALLGGWAFGDRIGIPAALAGFVLASAINYAWAHRWSVVHAAQLLQERPRWLAVRNALVGRSWWKTLLVVALVRVPPNSPFALSNAAMAAARVPIGAYLLGTLLGLAPRTAVAVKAGSHLSTLDFSQRDAFGSAAIAIGLAMVVLGILGWLARRALDTAIGSEQGGSGL